The Spodoptera frugiperda isolate SF20-4 chromosome 9, AGI-APGP_CSIRO_Sfru_2.0, whole genome shotgun sequence genome contains a region encoding:
- the LOC126911012 gene encoding piggyBac transposable element-derived protein 4-like, with translation MDQPSTSKQTIEDMLGAMASPRECITVPGEFSLTDRDLFNILDEGTYPEVHDEWIDIIEEEVVTTEVIDTQQAGVEASSIWIPGNPTELNTFLFTGNPGIKQAMSGRQPINYFNLVFNMDFYTLLLICTNRNGEIIKRNASGPHARFRRWQPVTIEEFKVFLGLIMLMGVIKLNRLSDYWKKHYLFDLTFTKYMSRNRFFMILRALNVQMEAGNQSLNKVKALIDLFNKTMEDLYYPAREVTIDESMILWTGRLHFRQYLKNKVHKYGIKLYMLAEKHGICMKIHLYAGSQDQVVGGKDHVKKVMRVLMSNYVHKGHSLYVDNYYSSVGMAEEFLNKNTYITGTLQFNRKGNPVQVINTRLQPNEACIMHNSNNVTVTKWRDKREISFVSTEHNSEYIQTQNKYGNISFKPKVQVKYNKYMRAVDKHDQMLSYYCAEHKTLRWYKKVIIHVIQINIINAFLMFNLDRETKISLYDFRLQMIEFLLPKKPSVERHSVPGRVHVPDHLPKTGGKKLGKDVGSVIIQQKKSASLFWLPRLPRPSWVKSGELF, from the coding sequence ATGGATCAACCATCCacgtccaaacaaacaattgAAGACATGTTGGGTGCAATGGCATCTCCAAGAGAATGCATAACAGTACCCGGTGAATTTTCACTAACGGACCGAGACctctttaatattttagacGAAGGTACTTATCCAGAAGTGCATGATGAATGGATAGACATCATCGAAGAAGAAGTTGTCACAACAGAAGTTATAGACACTCAGCAAGCAGGTGTTGAAGCCTCTTCAATTTGGATACCAGGCAATCCAACAGaacttaacacatttttatttactggaAACCCTGGTATTAAACAAGCCATGTCAGGTAGACAgcctattaattattttaatctggTATTTAATATGGATTTTTATACTCTTTTATTGATATGTACGAATAGAAATggagaaattattaaaagaaatgccAGCGGTCCTCATGCAAGATTTCGTAGATGGCAACCAGTGACAATAGAGGAGTTCAAGGTGTTTCTAGGTTTAATCATGCTTATGGGTGTCATTAAATTGAATAGATTGTCTGATTACTGGAAAAAACATTATCTTTTTGATTTAACCTTTACCAAGTACATGTctagaaatagattttttatgattttgagaGCACTTAATGTACAAATGGAAGCAGGAAACCAAAGCCTAAATAAAGTGAAAGccttgattgatttatttaataaaactatggAAGACTTATATTACCCCGCTAGAGAGGTTACAATAGATGAGTCAATGATATTATGGACCGGTCGTTTACATTTCCGTCAgtaccttaaaaataaagtccATAAGTatggtataaaattatatatgttAGCAGAAAAGCATGGTATTTGCATGAAAATACATTTGTATGCTGGGTCTCAAGACCAAGTCGTGGGAGGAAAAGATCACGTAAAGAAAGTAATGCGTGTTTTAATGAGCAATTACGTTCATAAAGGCCACTCTTTATATGtggataattattattcaagtgTAGGCATGGCTGAagaattcttaaataaaaacacttataTAACTGGtacattacaatttaatagaaaaggCAATCCTGTACAAGTAATAAATACCCGATTGCAGCCAAATGAAGCATGTATTATGCACAATAGTAATAACGTTACGGTCACAAAATGGAGAGACAAGAGAGAAATTAGTTTTGTAAGTACAGAGCATAATAGCGAatatatacaaacacaaaataaatatggaaacATTTCCTTTAAACCAAAAGTGCaagtcaaatataataaatatatgagaGCGGTTGATAAACATGATCAAATGTTGAGTTACTATTGTGCTGAACATAAAACATTAAGGTGGTATAAAAAAGTTATCATTCAtgtaattcaaattaatataatcaatgcctttttaatgtttaatttagacagagaaacaaaaattagtttGTATGACTTCAGGCTTCAAATGATTGAGTTTCTCTTGCCTAAGAAACCAAGCGTAGAAAGACATTCTGTGCCAGGTAGGGTTCATGTTCCTGACCATTTGCCTAAAACAGGTGGAAAAAAATTAGGAAAAGATGTAGGCAGTGttataatacaacaaaaaaagaGTGCAAGTTTATTTTGGTTGCCCAGATTGCCCAGACCTTCCTGGGTTAAGTCTGGGGAATTGTTTTAG
- the LOC118270913 gene encoding uncharacterized protein LOC118270913, with protein MSYQDFYNAYVKRYVYKTKKSCQDDVIKLWNTAKQKFPKKEELIHHIQHEIDRLLREATERKVRSTLAFLQKTNTKISNTSSTQAGTSTESVPNVECPGQVQINDHNIQHVESAVQDEVNNQQSGDQDLDDCPQPAGASKRKNQPLEISDDEDEAMSNTTPSNVRPTPAQDAMKKKIAKLHMELDLTERRKGSLIADGTEFDKACNLRREIETCEKKLKLKEKQRAYSLTHRKNKKQKIIELCSKNPDAAKSLTPRAGPGRPRLEVEQSELLKTISDLALFGASAEERRRCEIVRTVHTLSELTNKLSELGFNISRSATYIRLLPRRANTREAKRHVVTVPVKLSRPEADHHKAHQDQYFAVASIRSLETIASVLGPDSVTFLSQDDKARVPIGLTAANKQAPLLMHVEYKVSLPDHDFVIASGHKLIPSVYALCEVKPNEMGRPEAVSYSGPTYIAIRSGKHSSSTATSHAQDLDTLLTIESFSKFIKNKDSKVKPVLIISSDGGPDENPRYRKVIAHAIEHFKQYDLDAVFIVTNAPGRSAFNRVERRMAPLSRELTGVVLPHDSFGTHLDSSGRTLDESLEKDNFQKAGEILAEIWSAVCIDGHEVVAKYIDPNNDTSSVPDLPAEEWYTEHVRESQYLLQVVKCDDQMCCSPRRSDLHMILHDRFLPPPYPITQIEGHLTIPDFKEHDGKSFAPFLIRQCVPIQPLNAFISTPYDLYCPSVRNDLEKRCCSSCGIYYASVTRAAEHRRAAHIIPAKQARMFCKVRPSRIVTRRANELLCASANGLEWLDQNEVEGADDFTENHMDMLIPIISLKTAHDSPWTELE; from the exons ATGAGTTACCAAGATTTTTATAACGCCTACGTCAAGAGATACGTCTATAAGACGAAGAAGTCCTGCCAGGACGATGTGATAAAATTATGGAATACAGCGAAGCAAAAATTCCCGAAGAAAGAAGAGTTGATACATCACATTCAACATGAGATTGACCGGCTTCTCAGGGAAGCCACTGAGAGAAAAGTTCGGTCTACTCTAGCATTCCTTCAAAAG ACTAACACTAAGATCTCTAACACTTCTTCGACTCAGGCTGGGACAAGCACTGAGAGTGTTCCAAACGTGGAATGTCCAGGTCAGGTTCAGATCAACGATCATAATATTCAACACGTGGAATCTGCGGTTCAGGATGAGGTTAATAACCAGCAGTCAGGAGATCAAGATTTGGACGATTGCCCTCAACCGGCAG GCGCTTCGAAACGAAAAAATCAGCCTCTTGAGATCAGCGATGATGAGGATGAAGCTATGTCGAACACTACACCATCTAACGTACGTCCCACTCCAGCACAAGATGCTATGAAGAAAAAGATTGCTAAGCTGCATATGGAGCTTGACTTAACGGAAAGGCGCAAAGGGTCTCTTATAGCTGACGGCACTGAATTTGATAAAGCGTGTAATTTACGGCGAGAAATTGAAACTTGTGAGAAGAAGCTCAAGCTTAAAGAAAAACAGAGAGCGTACTCTTTGACgcacagaaaaaataaaaaacaaaaaataattgaattatgttCAAAGAATCCCGATGCAGCTAAGTCGTTGACGCCTCGTGCTGGCCCTGGGCGCCCACGTTTAGAAGTAGAACAGTCTGAATTGCTAAAAACAATAAGTGATTTAGCCTTGTTTGGTGCTTCTGCTGAAGAGCGCCGTCGTTGTGAGATAGTTCGTACGGTCCATACGCTTTCAGAACTTACAAATAAACTAAGCGAGCTGGGATTCAATATTTCACGAAGTGCTACTTATATTCGACTATTGCCTAGACGGGCAAATACACGAGAAGCTAAGCGTCATGTAGTGACTGTGCCGGTGAAGCTGAGTCGTCCTGAAGCTGACCATCATAAAGCACACCAAGACCAATACTTTGCTGTGGCCTCCATAAGGTCGCTGGAAACGATAGCTTCAGTACTTGGTCCTGACTCCGTAACTTTTTTATCTCAGGATGACAAAGCCCGCGTTCCCATTGGCCTGACAGCGGCAAACAAGCAGGCGCCATTATTAATGCACGTTGAATACAAAGTGTCGTTACCAGATCACGACTTTGTGATTGCTTCGGGGCACAAATTAATTCCAAGCGTGTATGCTTTGTGCGAAGTAAAACCTAATGAGATGGGACGACCAGAAGCTGTTTCATATAGTGGACCAACTTACATAGCAATACGAAGTGGCAAGCACTCTTCGTCGACTGCAACTAGCCACGCTCAAGACTTGGACACTCTCTTAACGATTGAGTCTTTTTCCAAATTTATAAAGAATAAAGACAGCAAAGTTAAACCTGTTCTGATAATTTCAAGTGACGGTGGGCCTGACGAGAATCCGCGATATCGCAAAGTGATCGCACACGCCATAGAGCATTTTAAACAATATGATTTGGACGCAGTATTTATTGTAACTAATGCCCCTGGCAGGAGTGCATTCAACAGAGTAGAGAGACGCATGGCTCCACTCAGTCGAGAGCTGACAGGCGTTGTTCTCCCCCATGATTCTTTTGGGACGCATCTTGACTCTAGCGGCAGAACATTAGACGAAAGTCTGGAAAAGGATAATTTCCAAAAGGCAGGGGAAATTTTGGCTGAAATATGGTCTGCAGTGTGCATTGACGGACACGAAGTAGTCGCTAAATATATAGACCCGAATAATGATACTTCCAGCGTTCCAGACCTGCCAGCCGAAGAATGGTACACTGAGCACGTTAGAGAGAGCCAATATTTACTCCAG gtagTAAAATGCGATGATCAAATGTGCTGCAGCCCACGCCGGAGTGATCTGCATATGATTCTTCACGACCGTTTTCTGCCACCTCCATACCCTATCACTCAGATTGAAGGACATTTGACAATTCCGGACTTTAAAGAGCATGACGGAAAGTCATTTGCTCCATTTCTAATACGCCAGTGCGTACCGATTCAACCCCTGAATGCCTTCATCAGTACACCTTATGATCTCTATTGCCCAAGTGTACGTAATGATTTAGAGAAAAGATGCTGCAGTTCATGCGGTATTTACTACGCATCTGTCACAAGAGCTGCAGAGCACAGGCGAGCAGCCCACATTATACCAGCTAAGCAAGCACGTATGTTTTGCAAAGTGCGACCCTCACGGATTGTCACAAGACGAGCTAATGAGTTACTGTGCGCAAGCGCCAACGGCTTAGAGTGGCTAGATCAGAACGAAGTTGAAGGAGCAGATGATTTTACTGAAAATCATATGGACATGTTGATTCCAATAATCTCTCTTAAGACCGCGCATGATTCGCCATGGACTGAATTAGAGTAG